The following proteins are encoded in a genomic region of Oryza brachyantha chromosome 11, ObraRS2, whole genome shotgun sequence:
- the LOC102706714 gene encoding plasma membrane ATPase-like — protein sequence MTMAAGWLQQIRDEAVDLENIPLAAVFVHLKCTEKGLTTHEGNERAAVFGPNKLEEKKENRILKFLGFMWNPLSWVMEVAAIMAIALANGGNRPPDWQDFAGIVALLLLNSSISYFEESNAGSAAEALMANLAPKTKVLRDGRWAEEEAAILVPGDIISVKLGDIVPADARLLQGDPLKVDQSALTGESLLVTKCPGESVYSGSTCKQGEINAVVIATGVHTFFGKAAHLVDSTNQVGHFQKVLRAIGNFCIAAIAIGMVIEVIVMYPIQHRLYRDGIDNLLVLLIGGIPIAMPTVLSVTMAIGSHRLSEQGAITKRMTATEEMAAMTVLCSDKTGTLTLNKLGVDKDFIEVFANGVSKEDVILLAARASRVENQDAIDTAMVGMLGDPKDARRGIEEVHFLPFNPVDKRTALTYIKVDDGTWHRVSKGAPEQILSLCNCSDDIKKRAHAVIDKYADRGLRSLAVARQEVQEKNKESPGGKWEFVGLLPLLDPPRHDSAETIKRALHLGVNVKMITGDQLAIAKETGRRLGMGVNMYPSSALLGHGMDDSIAPVPIDELIEKADGFAGVFPEHKYEIVKKLQEMKHICGMTGDGVNDAPALKRADIGIAVADATDAARSASDIVLTEPGLSVIISAVLTSRAIFQRMKNYTIYAVSITIRIVLGFMLIALIWKFDFSPFMILIIAILNDGTIMTIAKDRVKPSPQPDSWKLREIFITGVVYGTYLAVMTVVFFWAMRSTDFFTNTFHVKPLLEKDEMMSALYLQVSIISQALIFVTRSRSWCFAERPGMLLCVAFAIAQIVATCLAVYLNLGFAHMRGIGWRWAGVIWLYSAVTFIPLDWFKFTVRYALSGRAWDTLIERKVAFTSKKDYGRGEREAQWVTAQRTRHGLKTAEVEDPVNERRSYVELSELAEQAKRRADVARLHEHNMLI from the exons ATGACGATGGCGGCGGGTTGGCTCCAGCAGATCAGGGACGAGGCGGTTGATCTG GAGAACATCCCGTTGGCAGCTGTGTTCGTGCATCTCAAATGCACCGAGAAAGGTCTCACCACCCACGAGGGCAAcgagcgcgccgccgtcttcgGCCCCAACAAACTTGAGGAGAAAAAA GAGAATAGGATACTGAAGTTTCTGGGGTTCATGTGGAACCCGCTGTCGTGGGTGATGGAAGTGGCGGCGATCATGGCGATCGCGCTGGCGAACGGCGGCAACCGGCCGCCGGACTGGCAGGACTTCGCCGGGATCgtcgcgctgctgctgctcaacTCGAGCATATCGTACTTCGAGGAGAGCAACGCCGGCAGCGCCGCGGAGGCGCTCATGGCGAACCTGGCTCCCAAGACGAAGGTTCTGCGCGACGGGAggtgggcggaggaggaggccgccatCCTCGTCCCCGGCGACATAATCAGCGTTAAGCTCGGCGACATCGTGCCGGCCGACGCGCGCCTCCTCCAGGGCGACCCGCTTAAGGTGGACCAGtcggcgctcaccggcgagtCGCTGCTGGTGACCAAGTGCCCCGGCGAGAGCGTCTACTCGGGGTCGACGTGCAAGCAGGGCGAGATCAATgccgtcgtcatcgccacCGGCGTGCACACTTTCTTTGGGAAGGCGGCGCACCTCGTTGACAGCACCAACCAGGTCGGCCACTTCCAGAAGGTTCTCCGCGCCATCGGCAACTTCTGCATCGCCGCCATTGCCATCGGGATGGTCATCGAGGTGATCGTCATGTACCCCATCCAGCACCGCCTCTACCGCGATGGCATAGACAACCTGCTCGTCCTCCTCATAGGCGGCATCCCCATCGCGATGCCCACCGTGCTGTCGGTCACCATGGCGATCGGGTCGCACCGCCTGTCGGAGCAGGGCGCCATCACCAAGCGCATGACGGCGACCGAGGAGATGGCCGCCATGACCGTGCTGTGCAGTGACAAGACCGGCACCCTCACCCTGAACAAGCTCGGCGTCGACAAGGACTTCATTGAGGTGTTCGCCAATGGCGTCAGCAAGGAAGATGTGATCCTCCTCGCCGCTAGGGCGTCGCGTGTCGAGAACCAGGACGCTATCGACACCGCCATGGTCGGCATGCTCGGTGACCCCAAGGACGCCCGCCGCGGCATCGAGGAGGTCCACTTCCTCCCCTTCAACCCCGTCGACAAGCGCACCGCCCTCACGTACATCAAAGTCGATGACGGCACATGGCACCGCGTCAGCAAGGGAGCCCCCGAGCAG ATTCTGTCACTGTGCAACTGCAGTGACGACATCAAGAAGAGGGCACATGCAGTGATCGACAAGTACGCCGACCGCGGCCTCCGGTCGCTCGCCGTCGCGAGGCAAGAGGTGCAGGAGAAGAACAAGGAGAGCCCCGGCGGGAAGTGGGAGTTCGTCGGACTGCTGCCGCTGCTTGACCCGCCGCGGCACGACAGCGCCGAGACCATCAAGCGTGCGCTCCACCTCGGCGTCAACGTCAAGATGATCACCG GTGATCAGCTCGCCATCGCCAAGGAGACCGGGAGGAGGCTGGGCATGGGAGTAAACATGTACCCCTCGTCGGCGCTGCTCGGCCATGGCATGGACGACTCCATCGCCCCCGTCCCCATCGACGAGCTCATCGAGAAGGCCGACGGCTTCGCCGGCGTCTTCCCAG AGCACAAGTACGAGATCGTGAAGAAGCTTCAGGAGATGAAGCACATCTGCGGGatgaccggcgacggcgtcaaCGACGCGCCGGCGCTGAAGAGGGCGGACATCgggatcgccgtcgccgacgccaccgacgccgccaGGAGCGCCTCCGACATCGTGCTCACCGAGCCGGGTCTCAGCGTAATCATCAGCGCCGTGCTCACCAGCCGTGCCATCTTCCAGAGGATGAAGAATTACACG ATTTACGCGGTTTCGATCACCATCCGTATCGTG CTTGGGTTCATGCTCATTGCGCTGATCTGGAAGTTCGACTTCTCGCCGTTCATGATCCTGATCATCGCTATTCTTAACGACG GAACAATCATGACAATCGCCAAGGACAGAGTGAAGCCGTCGCCGCAGCCGGACAGCTGGAAGCTGCGGGAGATCTTCATCACCGGTGTCGTCTACGGCACCTACCTGGCCGTCATGACGGTCGTCTTCTTCTGGGCCATGAGGAGCACCGACTTCTTCACC aaCACATTCCATGTGAAGCCATTGCTGGAGAAGGACGAGATGATGTCGGCGCTGTACCTGCAGGTGAGCATCATCAGCCAGGCGCTCATCTTCGTGACGAGGTCGCGCAGCTGGTGCTTCGCGGAGCGCCCTGGGATGCTTCTCTGCGTCGCCTTCGCCATCGCGCAGATC GTAGCGACGTGCTTGGCGGTGTACCTCAACCTGGGGTTCGCGCACATGAGGGGCATCGGGTGGCGGTGGGCCGGCGTGATCTGGCTCTACAGCGCCGTCACCTTCATCCCCCTCGACTGGTTCAAGTTCACCGTCCGCTACGCCCTCAGCGGCCGCGCCTGGGACACCCTCATCGAGCGCAAG GTGGCGTTCACGAGCAAGAAGGACTacgggagaggggagagggaggcgcaGTGGGTGACGGCGCAGAGGACGCGGCACGGGCTGAAGACGGCGGAGGTGGAAGACCCGGTGAACGAGCGGAGGAGCTACGTGGAGCTGTCGGAGCTCGCCGAGCAGGCCAAGCGCCGCGCCGACGTGGCCAGGCTGCACGAGCACAACAtgcttatttag